One genomic region from Paraburkholderia azotifigens encodes:
- a CDS encoding LysR family transcriptional regulator, translating into MSQDSSLSITQVLTKLRFRHLQLLELLGRTRNLRIAAEQMHITQPAATKILSDLEAMLGAPLFERLPREMRPTDLGTLSLRYASTTLSNLGKFSSEFATLKDGGYGHLTVGFIPASAAQLVTTAIKEIQRRRPRLIIKLVEQSSDQLATWLEARQLDVMIGRPTEPRHEALFDVVDLLAEPARAVVGKHHPLLKQRRIEIADLGEWPWILYPQGTAMRQLFEETFAAAGRIAPMGIVETPSIFTTLELLQATDMMSLQPRAAMDKYVTHGLLGYLDVPIRRTLSNYSVITRKDEAASQAMNEFVAILQVIAAQC; encoded by the coding sequence ATGTCGCAAGATTCCAGCCTCTCCATCACGCAAGTGCTGACCAAGCTGCGTTTCAGGCATCTCCAGTTGCTTGAACTGCTCGGTCGTACCCGCAACCTTCGTATCGCGGCTGAGCAGATGCACATCACTCAGCCGGCCGCCACGAAGATCCTGAGCGACCTGGAGGCGATGTTAGGCGCGCCGTTGTTCGAACGGCTGCCGCGCGAAATGCGGCCGACGGATCTCGGTACGCTGTCGCTGCGCTACGCCAGCACGACACTGTCCAATCTGGGCAAGTTTTCGAGCGAGTTCGCGACACTGAAAGATGGCGGCTATGGTCATCTCACGGTCGGCTTCATTCCGGCTTCCGCCGCGCAACTCGTCACCACGGCTATCAAGGAGATCCAGCGCCGGCGCCCAAGACTCATCATCAAACTGGTCGAGCAAAGCAGTGATCAACTCGCGACGTGGCTTGAGGCAAGGCAGCTCGATGTGATGATTGGGCGCCCGACCGAGCCACGACACGAGGCGCTTTTCGATGTGGTCGATTTATTGGCGGAGCCGGCGCGCGCGGTCGTCGGGAAGCATCATCCGTTGCTGAAGCAACGACGCATAGAGATCGCCGACCTGGGCGAGTGGCCGTGGATCTTGTATCCACAAGGCACCGCCATGCGGCAGCTGTTCGAAGAAACGTTCGCGGCGGCTGGCAGGATTGCGCCGATGGGCATCGTGGAAACGCCATCGATTTTTACGACGTTAGAGTTGCTGCAGGCAACCGACATGATGTCCCTTCAACCGAGAGCAGCGATGGACAAGTACGTCACGCATGGCCTTCTAGGCTATCTGGACGTGCCGATACGGCGGACATTGTCGAACTACAGTGTCATTACACGGAAAGACGAAGCTGCTTCGCAGGCGATGAACGAATTCGTTGCCATCCTCCAGGTAATCGCCGCGCAATGCTAG
- a CDS encoding MFS transporter — MEQSSTVPRVPESGSSNAQNIASNDQASPRVRRIQRTALALLLLSGVINYIDRATLSIANPLIRHDLGLSVAEMGLLLSAFLWAYAFAQLPAGALVDRFGARVMLSVSLATWSVAQAFGGVVSNFGQFFAARMVLGIGEAPQFPTAAKVVRDWFGKKERGAATGIWNSSSTLGTAISAPLLTVLMLTVGWRWMFGVMGIAGLLVALGFFILHRDPHQVELTQRERAYLSDVDGEAQSRPTWREWRRLFEFSTTWGMLLGFFGTIYVLWLYNAWLPSYLQMELHLTIAKSGWVAAVPYLFGVVGSLSGGKICDVLARRGVSAINSRKYPMAASLFGVAVFTVLTGLTHNVTLAVVFISISMLLLYVSSSAAWATASVAAPANCTASIGAMQNFGGYFGGALAPVVTGFIVQQTHSFEPALFVGAAVAAVAVIGYWLLVRGPIPPVALTRDV, encoded by the coding sequence ATGGAGCAATCCTCTACGGTGCCGCGTGTGCCGGAGTCGGGCAGCAGTAACGCTCAGAACATCGCTTCCAACGACCAGGCTTCCCCACGGGTGCGGCGAATTCAGCGGACCGCGCTTGCTCTACTTCTCCTGAGCGGGGTCATCAATTACATCGACCGCGCGACGTTGTCTATCGCGAATCCGCTGATCCGGCACGATCTCGGACTCTCCGTCGCGGAAATGGGCCTGTTGCTGTCGGCGTTTCTATGGGCTTACGCATTCGCGCAATTGCCCGCGGGCGCGTTGGTCGATCGCTTCGGCGCGCGCGTCATGCTGTCCGTCAGCCTGGCGACGTGGTCGGTGGCCCAAGCGTTCGGCGGTGTGGTGAGCAACTTCGGCCAGTTCTTCGCTGCTCGCATGGTGCTGGGAATAGGCGAGGCGCCGCAGTTTCCGACGGCCGCCAAAGTCGTTCGCGATTGGTTCGGCAAAAAAGAGCGCGGCGCCGCGACCGGCATCTGGAACAGTTCGTCGACGCTTGGTACTGCAATATCAGCGCCTTTGCTGACGGTCTTAATGTTGACTGTGGGATGGCGATGGATGTTTGGCGTCATGGGAATCGCCGGCCTCCTCGTGGCGCTCGGCTTTTTTATCCTGCATCGCGACCCGCATCAGGTCGAGTTGACGCAACGGGAGCGCGCGTATCTGTCGGACGTCGATGGGGAGGCGCAGAGCCGTCCGACATGGCGCGAGTGGCGCCGTCTGTTCGAGTTCAGCACCACGTGGGGCATGCTGCTCGGATTCTTCGGCACGATCTACGTCTTGTGGCTTTACAACGCGTGGTTGCCGTCTTACCTGCAAATGGAACTTCACCTGACTATTGCGAAGTCGGGATGGGTGGCCGCGGTTCCCTATCTCTTTGGCGTGGTGGGCAGTCTCTCTGGCGGAAAGATTTGCGACGTGCTCGCACGGCGAGGCGTGTCGGCGATCAACAGCCGGAAGTATCCGATGGCGGCTTCGCTTTTCGGGGTCGCCGTGTTCACGGTACTGACCGGCCTCACGCACAATGTGACGCTGGCGGTCGTCTTCATTTCGATCTCGATGTTGCTGCTGTATGTTTCGAGCAGTGCGGCCTGGGCGACCGCGTCCGTTGCCGCGCCCGCCAATTGCACCGCTTCCATCGGCGCCATGCAGAATTTCGGCGGCTACTTCGGCGGCGCGCTGGCACCGGTGGTCACGGGCTTCATCGTGCAGCAGACCCACTCGTTCGAGCCCGCGCTGTTCGTCGGAGCGGCCGTTGCCGCCGTCGCGGTGATCGGCTACTGGTTGCTCGTGCGCGGCCCGATTCCGCCGGTCGCGCTCACTCGCGACGTGTAA
- a CDS encoding type II toxin-antitoxin system Phd/YefM family antitoxin, with the protein MKPISYLKSEAAQIVKDLAESGEPLIITQNGEPMLVGRDVRTYESTQQTIALLKILAIGQKQIGRRDHTDGDEFFAELNELDHQEKLRRR; encoded by the coding sequence ATGAAACCAATCAGCTACCTCAAAAGCGAAGCGGCACAAATCGTCAAGGACCTCGCAGAGTCCGGTGAGCCTCTCATCATTACGCAGAACGGCGAACCGATGCTCGTCGGCCGGGACGTGCGCACCTACGAATCGACACAGCAGACAATCGCGCTACTGAAGATTCTCGCTATCGGCCAGAAGCAGATCGGGCGCAGGGATCACACCGACGGCGACGAATTCTTTGCGGAGCTCAACGAGTTGGACCATCAGGAAAAACTCCGCCGACGGTAG
- a CDS encoding GSU2403 family nucleotidyltransferase fold protein, giving the protein MVISSTGPLYTLHETALHAMYADLERVAQTQDMVFIGAPGTIVQHRKGNAEYYARQYLDGDGRQRQAYLAGPVGSPDADALKQSVQNRIDEVKAVIKTVRELAKLNFAVADAKTYATVGALFNHGVFAAGGTLVGSHAYGVILNRLGIRAASYHTEDIDIARREQLALSDIPAGGLLDILQQTGIRFVEVPGLDRSAPATSFKEAGASRFHVDLLVPSADHNFTIRPVPELKAHATGLPYLAYVLGTSQNGVLLSRHGAVPVRVPDANRFAVHKLLVSQLRTNDSTKSLKDLQQAAVVIGFLGEHHPGSIEDACEALPTSARSRVKRAVAPLQRLLEAHPAALDEVREALAD; this is encoded by the coding sequence ATGGTTATCTCGTCGACCGGACCCCTCTACACCCTTCACGAGACCGCGTTACACGCGATGTACGCCGACCTCGAACGCGTCGCGCAGACACAGGATATGGTTTTCATCGGTGCGCCCGGGACCATCGTCCAGCACCGCAAAGGCAACGCTGAGTACTACGCGCGTCAGTATCTCGATGGAGACGGCCGGCAACGGCAGGCGTATCTCGCGGGACCTGTCGGCTCGCCTGATGCGGACGCGCTGAAACAGTCGGTGCAGAACCGTATCGACGAGGTCAAGGCCGTGATCAAGACGGTGCGCGAACTCGCCAAGCTTAACTTCGCCGTGGCCGACGCGAAGACCTATGCGACTGTTGGCGCACTGTTCAACCACGGCGTGTTTGCCGCGGGCGGAACGCTGGTCGGTTCCCACGCGTACGGCGTGATCCTGAACCGGCTCGGCATCCGCGCGGCAAGCTATCACACCGAAGACATCGACATTGCGCGACGCGAGCAGCTCGCGCTCTCCGATATTCCGGCCGGCGGCCTTCTCGACATCCTCCAGCAGACGGGCATCCGGTTTGTCGAAGTGCCAGGGCTCGACCGGTCGGCGCCAGCAACGTCCTTCAAGGAAGCGGGAGCGTCGCGTTTTCACGTTGACCTGCTTGTGCCGTCGGCCGACCATAATTTTACAATCCGGCCAGTACCCGAACTCAAGGCGCACGCCACCGGCCTCCCCTACCTCGCCTACGTCCTTGGAACCTCGCAGAACGGCGTGCTGCTCTCGCGCCACGGCGCAGTGCCGGTACGCGTGCCTGACGCCAACCGGTTTGCCGTACACAAGCTGCTCGTCTCCCAGTTGCGCACGAACGACAGCACGAAATCCCTCAAGGATCTGCAGCAGGCAGCCGTTGTCATCGGCTTTCTCGGTGAGCATCATCCCGGCAGTATCGAGGATGCGTGCGAAGCGCTCCCTACCAGTGCACGCAGTCGCGTCAAGCGTGCGGTTGCGCCGCTCCAGAGGCTGCTTGAAGCGCATCCGGCAGCCCTTGACGAAGTGCGAGAGGCGCTCGCGGACTAG
- a CDS encoding PLP-dependent aminotransferase family protein, giving the protein MPTLAIEIDRTAAAPVGEQIYASLRQAIVDGRLQPGRRLPSGRDLAAQLGVARGTILVAYERLASAKLVVGAGSAGTRVCAQLPPAPTATEIPFDGPLDAFTRPYSSAPLPFQMGVPAHDAFPVKVWARMRARAVRADATGYTTYADPRGERDLRAQIASHLAISRQIQCHPDQVIVTSGYRQGLMLTLIALRAHGRTAWIEEPGYPLGRKALELAGLTVAPISVDVEGLRVEEGIARAPHAVLALVTPGQHAPLGVALSPVRRRTLLEWAEAKDAWIIEDDYLGELQLVGRAAPALAAGDGAQRVIHIGAFSKTISPALGLGFVVVPRALTERVVETVSVMAPAPNRTTQLALTEFLADGHFMRHLRHMKKVYAERRHLAVELLRKRFTEVVESGLGLIVKLPDGVDDLEIVHSARKQNLAPSALSAWYLRTELARNGLLLSVTNLRPDNIRAACTALEDVVSARISQRRGVDPSHRFF; this is encoded by the coding sequence ATGCCCACGCTTGCGATTGAGATAGACCGTACTGCGGCGGCGCCCGTTGGCGAGCAGATCTACGCGAGCCTCAGGCAAGCGATTGTCGACGGCCGTCTTCAACCCGGAAGACGGTTACCCTCTGGCAGGGATCTCGCTGCGCAGCTCGGCGTCGCGCGCGGAACGATTCTGGTGGCCTACGAGCGGCTGGCTTCCGCGAAGCTAGTGGTCGGCGCAGGCTCCGCCGGCACACGCGTCTGCGCGCAACTTCCTCCAGCGCCAACCGCGACCGAAATTCCGTTCGATGGGCCACTGGATGCCTTTACACGACCGTATTCGAGCGCGCCACTACCGTTCCAGATGGGCGTACCGGCTCACGATGCATTCCCCGTCAAGGTCTGGGCGCGAATGCGAGCGCGGGCTGTCCGTGCGGACGCCACCGGATACACGACCTACGCCGACCCTCGCGGCGAGCGCGACTTGCGCGCACAGATTGCCAGTCACTTGGCCATCAGCCGACAGATTCAATGCCATCCCGATCAAGTTATTGTGACCAGTGGATACCGTCAGGGACTGATGCTCACGCTCATCGCGCTCAGAGCTCACGGTCGCACCGCGTGGATCGAAGAACCGGGCTATCCGCTCGGAAGGAAAGCTCTGGAGCTGGCGGGGCTTACGGTTGCCCCCATCTCCGTCGATGTGGAGGGATTACGTGTCGAGGAAGGCATCGCTCGTGCTCCGCATGCCGTGTTAGCGCTGGTTACGCCAGGCCAACATGCGCCGCTGGGCGTCGCTCTCTCGCCGGTGAGAAGGCGTACCCTGCTCGAATGGGCTGAAGCGAAAGATGCCTGGATCATCGAAGATGACTACCTGGGTGAACTACAGTTGGTTGGACGGGCGGCGCCCGCCCTGGCTGCGGGTGATGGCGCGCAACGCGTGATCCACATCGGCGCATTCAGTAAGACAATCAGCCCCGCGCTGGGCCTCGGCTTCGTCGTCGTGCCGCGCGCACTGACCGAACGCGTTGTCGAAACAGTTTCAGTAATGGCACCTGCTCCGAATAGGACGACACAGCTGGCACTAACGGAGTTTCTCGCAGACGGACACTTCATGCGCCACCTCCGACACATGAAGAAGGTCTACGCTGAGCGCCGCCATCTCGCTGTTGAACTGCTCAGGAAGCGATTTACGGAGGTCGTGGAATCGGGATTGGGGCTGATTGTCAAGTTGCCTGATGGCGTCGATGACCTGGAAATCGTTCATTCCGCGCGCAAGCAAAATCTTGCACCGTCAGCGCTGTCTGCGTGGTACCTGCGGACAGAGCTCGCAAGGAACGGCCTACTTTTGAGTGTAACGAATCTTCGGCCCGACAACATCCGTGCGGCGTGTACTGCGCTCGAAGATGTTGTTTCAGCACGCATCTCGCAACGTCGAGGCGTCGATCCAAGCCATCGTTTCTTTTGA
- a CDS encoding carboxymuconolactone decarboxylase family protein produces MTRLNWSEIAPDGAKALFGVHHYVTKSTNLPEELIHLVFLRVSQINGCAHCIDMHSRDLRKTMSIEKVTLVPVWDEVPHLFSAQERAALAWAEEVTLVSETHASDEAYAAASAAFSPKGLVDLTITIAAMNAFNRLGAPFRLPVAARM; encoded by the coding sequence ATGACACGCTTGAACTGGAGCGAGATCGCACCGGACGGTGCAAAAGCGCTTTTCGGTGTCCATCACTATGTGACCAAAAGCACCAACCTGCCCGAGGAACTCATTCATCTCGTGTTCCTCCGTGTTTCACAGATTAACGGATGTGCCCATTGCATCGACATGCACAGTCGCGATCTTAGAAAGACCATGTCCATCGAAAAGGTGACGCTGGTGCCCGTGTGGGACGAAGTCCCGCACCTGTTCTCCGCTCAGGAGCGCGCCGCCTTGGCTTGGGCCGAAGAGGTGACTCTCGTCAGCGAAACGCATGCTTCAGATGAAGCCTATGCGGCGGCTTCGGCGGCGTTCTCGCCGAAGGGTCTTGTCGACCTCACGATAACGATTGCCGCGATGAACGCCTTCAACCGTCTCGGCGCCCCATTCCGACTCCCGGTCGCCGCCAGGATGTGA
- a CDS encoding LysR substrate-binding domain-containing protein: protein MSNLDLNLLRVFDAIMRERNVLRASEAINLSPSAVSHALSRLRAFLNDDLFVRTATGMEPTARALEMAPLVRDALVIIERAIGPKQFDPASTQRQFCIAATDYITAVVLPKFLQATSLAAPNAGITLLPASRIDLTTQIDVGRVEIALGSFSNVPARIHQKVLFEERDMMVIASNHPLAGREISLKDFAGLPLLVVSTGGSEDGFLSERGLTRRTEMFDRTALLAAFESVGKRPEFRIVQPHFLAIPSLLAGTRTAAIVPASLARFFARSGMVYATELPWEPTTRALQMIWHERHTEDRGHAWLRAALADAALTAAATSAA from the coding sequence ATGAGTAACCTAGATCTGAATTTGCTTCGTGTGTTTGACGCGATCATGCGCGAACGGAACGTTCTTCGTGCAAGCGAGGCGATCAATCTAAGCCCGTCCGCAGTCAGCCACGCGCTGTCCCGTCTCCGAGCGTTTCTTAACGATGATCTGTTTGTGCGAACGGCGACCGGAATGGAACCCACGGCCCGTGCGCTGGAGATGGCGCCACTTGTACGGGATGCGCTTGTGATAATTGAGCGCGCAATCGGGCCGAAGCAGTTCGACCCTGCCAGCACGCAGCGGCAATTCTGCATCGCGGCAACCGATTACATCACCGCAGTCGTGTTACCCAAATTTCTTCAAGCAACGTCGCTCGCTGCGCCCAACGCGGGCATCACGCTACTGCCTGCAAGTAGGATCGACTTGACTACCCAGATCGATGTCGGCCGGGTCGAAATCGCACTTGGATCGTTTTCGAACGTGCCAGCCCGAATTCACCAAAAGGTTTTGTTCGAAGAACGGGACATGATGGTTATCGCCTCCAATCACCCGCTCGCTGGACGAGAAATCAGCCTGAAAGACTTCGCCGGTCTTCCGCTTCTGGTGGTTTCTACCGGAGGTTCCGAGGATGGCTTCCTGTCTGAGCGCGGACTGACGAGAAGGACGGAGATGTTCGACCGCACCGCGCTGCTGGCGGCCTTCGAATCGGTCGGCAAACGGCCGGAGTTCAGGATCGTCCAACCTCATTTCCTGGCTATCCCGAGCTTGCTGGCAGGGACGCGAACGGCAGCGATCGTGCCGGCGTCGCTCGCCAGGTTTTTCGCGCGCTCGGGCATGGTCTACGCAACGGAATTGCCATGGGAGCCGACGACGCGCGCGCTGCAGATGATTTGGCACGAACGGCACACAGAGGATCGTGGCCATGCCTGGCTGCGCGCCGCTTTAGCAGACGCCGCCTTGACGGCGGCCGCGACCAGTGCCGCGTAG
- a CDS encoding nitroreductase has translation MLTEVIETAHELTELERIMMSRFANRFYLNREVDPAVVKGILNSARYAATGANVQPWRVHVTAGDAKMRLIDAINAAHEAFPGDHSSEYRYLPEALPEPFASRLREFGTVFFGSLGIGREDVAARAANTARNCRFFDAPVALIFTIDRRLEKGSWLDLGMFIQNIMLAAKARGLDTCTQEFLSRYHAVIREELTLGPEELVVCTMAMGYGDPEWAKRRPQMPKVPVDEFASFYGL, from the coding sequence ATGTTGACCGAAGTTATCGAAACAGCGCATGAATTGACCGAACTCGAAAGAATCATGATGAGTCGCTTTGCCAACCGGTTCTATTTGAATCGTGAGGTTGACCCGGCAGTCGTGAAGGGAATTCTCAATTCCGCGCGGTACGCCGCTACCGGTGCGAATGTGCAGCCCTGGCGCGTCCATGTCACGGCAGGGGACGCAAAAATGCGTCTGATTGATGCGATCAATGCTGCGCACGAAGCATTCCCAGGCGATCACTCGTCCGAGTATCGCTACCTTCCAGAGGCTTTACCTGAACCGTTCGCGTCGCGTCTACGTGAGTTTGGCACGGTCTTTTTCGGGTCTCTGGGTATAGGCCGGGAAGACGTTGCAGCCCGCGCAGCGAATACCGCGCGGAATTGCCGATTCTTTGACGCGCCAGTCGCCCTGATCTTTACGATCGACCGGCGTCTCGAGAAAGGCAGTTGGCTGGACCTTGGCATGTTCATCCAGAACATCATGCTCGCGGCAAAGGCACGGGGGCTGGACACGTGTACCCAGGAGTTTCTTTCGCGTTATCACGCAGTCATTCGAGAAGAGCTGACTCTCGGCCCCGAGGAACTGGTAGTCTGCACGATGGCAATGGGTTACGGCGATCCTGAATGGGCAAAGCGACGCCCTCAGATGCCGAAGGTACCCGTTGACGAGTTCGCATCGTTTTACGGGCTCTAA
- a CDS encoding RNA polymerase sigma factor, with protein sequence MTGADLSSMLADMLPRLWAFALRISGDQHDAEDLVQRACVRGLERAHQLQADTAPLSWMFSIVHSTWINELRARSVRSRSSMEWDDDFLETVEDPSARTPEQITMNAQIIEAVQRLPEAQRVVMLLVAVEGLSYSETAETLKVPIGTVMSRLSRARQAIGALFAGKAAQPLKMAAFGKDSAS encoded by the coding sequence ATGACAGGCGCAGACTTGTCCAGCATGCTCGCCGACATGCTTCCGAGGTTATGGGCTTTCGCATTGCGTATTTCCGGCGATCAGCACGACGCCGAAGATCTCGTGCAGCGCGCGTGCGTGCGCGGGCTGGAACGCGCGCATCAGTTGCAGGCGGACACGGCCCCGCTCAGCTGGATGTTTTCGATCGTTCACTCCACGTGGATCAACGAACTGCGTGCGCGTTCGGTGCGCAGCCGTTCGAGCATGGAGTGGGACGACGACTTTCTCGAAACGGTTGAAGACCCGTCGGCGCGCACGCCTGAACAGATCACGATGAACGCGCAGATCATCGAGGCCGTGCAGCGTCTGCCCGAGGCGCAGCGCGTCGTGATGCTGCTCGTCGCCGTCGAAGGCCTCAGCTACAGCGAAACGGCGGAGACGCTCAAAGTGCCCATCGGCACCGTGATGAGCCGGCTGTCGCGTGCGCGTCAGGCCATCGGCGCGCTGTTTGCGGGCAAAGCGGCCCAGCCGCTGAAAATGGCGGCATTCGGCAAGGACTCGGCGTCATGA
- a CDS encoding carboxymuconolactone decarboxylase family protein, which translates to MSKRLDYVQIAPAGVKALGGVYGYVMQSDLSPVLVDLVYLRVSQINNCAYCLDMHTRDLLKKGVKVEKLALVQAWRETGHMFDVRERAALAWAESVTLVAQTGVPDAAYEAARAAFNERELVDLTIAISLMNTYNRMAISFRNTPQAVMEQ; encoded by the coding sequence ATGAGCAAGCGTCTCGACTACGTTCAGATTGCGCCGGCGGGCGTCAAAGCCCTTGGCGGCGTCTACGGCTACGTCATGCAGAGCGACCTGTCGCCGGTTCTCGTCGACCTGGTCTACCTCCGCGTCTCGCAGATCAACAACTGCGCCTATTGCCTGGACATGCATACACGCGACCTGCTGAAAAAAGGTGTGAAGGTCGAAAAGCTTGCGCTCGTGCAGGCATGGAGGGAAACGGGCCATATGTTCGACGTTCGCGAGCGCGCAGCACTCGCGTGGGCCGAATCGGTCACGCTGGTGGCGCAGACCGGCGTGCCGGACGCGGCCTACGAGGCTGCCCGCGCCGCGTTCAATGAACGCGAACTGGTTGACCTGACCATCGCCATCAGTCTGATGAATACCTATAACCGTATGGCGATCAGCTTCCGGAACACGCCTCAGGCCGTCATGGAGCAGTGA
- a CDS encoding cupin domain-containing protein, translated as MNIQSIARAACTAMAFGIAVPAAAHGAAETVTPNFQHAIPNIPGKSLTAVVVDYAPGAASSAHRHAGSAFIYAYVVSGEIESQVDDGPKRVYHAGESFFEEPGAVHRMSRNASETEPAKLLAVFVVDSNDKALTTPIK; from the coding sequence ATGAACATTCAATCCATCGCAAGAGCCGCCTGTACAGCCATGGCCTTCGGCATCGCCGTGCCCGCCGCGGCGCATGGTGCGGCTGAAACCGTCACACCTAACTTTCAGCATGCCATTCCCAACATTCCGGGCAAGTCGTTGACCGCCGTCGTCGTCGATTACGCACCGGGTGCCGCGTCTTCAGCGCACAGGCATGCGGGCTCGGCCTTCATCTATGCCTATGTCGTATCGGGCGAGATCGAGTCACAGGTCGATGACGGTCCGAAGCGTGTCTACCATGCCGGCGAAAGCTTCTTCGAGGAGCCCGGCGCCGTTCACCGCATGAGCCGCAACGCGAGCGAAACAGAGCCTGCAAAGCTACTCGCCGTGTTCGTCGTGGACAGCAACGACAAAGCGCTGACCACGCCCATCAAGTAA
- a CDS encoding PLP-dependent aminotransferase family protein, which produces MTKLSIGLDRSGRISLSAQIYGSIRDAIESGQLAAGARLPSWSDLAAQLGVSRGTVRAAYERLIDEQFAIGLGAAGTRVTARPSPATTGWSPEAPPLPDLFYDFNAAPLAFQMGVPSQDAFPFKLWSRIQARAARRAAAAPVGYPDPRGEPDLRQEIAAYLGVSRGLRCSPSQVFVTTGFSGALNLAIRALRVEGRQAWLEDPGFPLTRTALGLAGMTVAGVPVDTDGLDIDAGLRIAPEAALAVVTPGQQAPLGMTMSLARRISLLGWARQHDAWIVEDDYLGELQLKGRAAPALASLDQDGRVLHIGTFSKTISPALRLGFLVVPPAMARHFGDVAACLTPAPAASEQHAVTEFMHEGHYLRHLRRMKRLYAARQEALVRCLKELGSDSIKVRAAAGMTVVVALPQSVSDVDVAARARAFGLAPVPLSPWYTRDPGQQGLLLGVTNLNDKRLAGNCSRLLELVLGRH; this is translated from the coding sequence ATGACAAAGCTTTCTATCGGCCTCGATCGCTCCGGACGCATCTCTCTATCAGCGCAAATCTACGGCTCGATTCGAGATGCGATCGAGTCGGGCCAGCTTGCCGCTGGCGCAAGGCTGCCCTCCTGGTCGGATCTGGCCGCGCAGCTCGGCGTATCCCGGGGCACCGTGCGGGCCGCCTATGAACGTCTGATCGACGAGCAGTTCGCGATCGGTCTGGGCGCGGCCGGCACCCGGGTAACCGCGCGGCCCTCGCCCGCGACGACCGGATGGTCGCCCGAGGCGCCGCCGCTGCCCGATCTGTTCTACGACTTCAATGCGGCGCCTTTGGCGTTTCAAATGGGTGTGCCCTCCCAGGACGCCTTTCCGTTCAAGCTCTGGTCACGCATTCAGGCGCGCGCGGCGCGCCGGGCGGCAGCGGCTCCTGTCGGCTACCCCGATCCACGCGGCGAACCGGACTTGCGACAGGAGATCGCGGCGTATCTTGGTGTCTCGCGCGGGCTTCGATGTAGTCCCTCCCAAGTCTTCGTCACGACAGGTTTCTCCGGCGCGCTCAATCTCGCGATTCGCGCCCTGCGCGTGGAGGGCAGACAAGCCTGGTTGGAAGACCCCGGCTTTCCGCTCACGCGTACGGCGCTCGGGCTGGCGGGCATGACCGTGGCAGGCGTGCCGGTGGACACGGACGGGCTCGATATCGACGCAGGCCTTCGGATCGCGCCCGAAGCCGCCCTCGCGGTGGTGACACCGGGCCAGCAGGCGCCGCTCGGGATGACGATGTCCCTCGCTCGACGGATTTCACTGCTCGGCTGGGCCAGACAACACGACGCCTGGATCGTCGAAGACGATTATCTCGGCGAGTTGCAGCTGAAAGGACGGGCCGCACCGGCACTGGCTTCGCTTGATCAGGACGGACGGGTGCTGCACATCGGGACCTTCAGCAAGACGATCAGCCCCGCACTGCGCCTGGGGTTTCTCGTTGTTCCGCCAGCCATGGCACGGCACTTCGGCGACGTCGCGGCGTGCCTTACGCCCGCCCCGGCTGCATCGGAGCAGCACGCCGTGACTGAGTTCATGCACGAGGGACACTATCTTCGCCATCTGCGCCGAATGAAGCGTCTTTACGCTGCACGACAGGAAGCCCTGGTTCGTTGTCTGAAGGAACTGGGCTCGGATTCAATCAAAGTGCGGGCCGCCGCCGGCATGACCGTCGTAGTCGCGCTTCCCCAGTCCGTATCGGATGTCGATGTCGCTGCGCGAGCGCGAGCCTTCGGGCTGGCCCCGGTTCCTCTCTCGCCCTGGTATACGCGCGATCCGGGGCAGCAGGGGCTACTGCTCGGCGTGACGAATCTCAATGACAAGCGCCTGGCGGGCAACTGTTCACGCCTGCTGGAACTCGTTCTAGGACGCCACTGA